One segment of Solanum stenotomum isolate F172 chromosome 1, ASM1918654v1, whole genome shotgun sequence DNA contains the following:
- the LOC125847935 gene encoding abscisic acid 8'-hydroxylase 4 isoform X3 produces the protein MENISCSILYVLLFLIALLLYYHISLKKSKWRNLQKAKLPPGSMGWPYIGETLQLYSQVPSVFFANKQKRYGDIFKTHILAYPCVMLASPEAARFVLVTYAHLFKPTYPKSKERLIGPSALFFHQGNYHSRLRKLVQSLLAPEALRKLITDIEDLAISSLELWAEKNQTINTFRVMKKFSFEVGILAIFGHLDAKYKEELNKNYSIVEKGYNSFPTNLPGTAYYKAMVARRKLNQILREIISERKEKKTVDKDLLCHLLNFKDEKGKNLTEDQIADNVIGVLFAAQDTTASALTWILKYLSDDQKLLETVKAEQRTIYESNGGKKPLTWAQTRNMSLTYRVILESLRMSSIISFTFREAVADVEYDGYLIPKGWKVMPLFRNIHHNSEFFADPQNFDASRFEVAPKPNTYMPFGNGAHACPGNELAKLEMLILIHHLVTKFRWEVEVSKGAVQYSPFPIPQHGLPSRFWKETRSQRDP, from the exons ATGGAGAATATTTCTTGTTCCATTCTTTACGTCCTTCTCTTTCTTATAGCTCTTCTCTTATACTATCATATTTCATTAAAGAAATCAAAATGGAGAAACTTACAAAAAGCAAAGCTGCCTCCTGGTTCAATGGGCTGGCCGTACATAGGGGAAACTCTCCAACTGTACTCTCAAGTTCCAAGTGTCTTCTTTGCTAACAAACAAAAAAG GTATGgtgatatattcaaaacacacATTCTTGCGTATCCTTGTGTTATGCTAGCTAGTCCTGAAGCTGCCAGATTCGTGCTAGTAACTTACGCTCACTTGTTCAAACCAACGTACCCTAAGAGCAAAGAGAGGTTGATTGGTCCTTCTGCTTTGTTCTTTCACCAAGGAAACTATCATTCTCGACTAAGGAAGCTGGTTCAGAGCTTGCTAGCTCCTGAAGCTCTTCGTAAACTAATTACTGATATCGAGGACTTGGCCATTTCTTCCTTGGAATTATGGGCGGAAAAAAACCAAACCATCAATACATTCCGTGTGATGAAGAAG TTCTCCTTTGAAGTAGGCATTCTTGCTATATTTGGTCATCTGGATGCCAAGTACAAAGAGGAGCTCAACAAAAACTATTCCATAGTAGAAAAGGGCTATAACTCTTTCCCTACGAACTTACCCGGAACTGCTTATTACAAAGCTATGGTG GCAAGGAGGAAGCTTAATCAGATTCTTAGAGAGATAATCAGTGAAAGGAAGGAGAAAAAAACAGTAGATAAAGATCTTTTGTGTCATCTGTTGAATTTCAAAGATGAGAAAGGGAAGAATTTAACAGAAGATCAAATTGCTGACAATGTCATCGGAGTACTCTTTGCCGCCCAGGACACAACAGCTAGTGCTTTAACATGGATTCTTAAGTACCTCTCTGATGACCAGAAACTTTTAGAAACTGTTAAG GCAGAACAAAGAACAATTTACGAATCAAATGGAGGAAAGAAGCCGTTGACATGGGCTCAAACAAGAAATATGTCACTAACTTACAGG GTCATTTTAGAGAGCTTAAGGATGTCTAGCATTATATCTTTCACCTTTAGAGAAGCTGTGGCTGATGTAGAATACGACG GTTACTTGATTCCAAAAGGTTGGAAGGTCATGCCACTATTTAGAAACATTCATCACAATTCAGAATTTTTTGCCGACCCTCAAAATTTTGATGCTTCCAGATTTGAG GTTGCTCCCAAACCCAATACCTACATGCCATTTGGCAACGGTGCCCATGCTTGTCCTGGAAATGAACTTGCCAAACTGGAGATGCTGATTTTGATTCATCATTTGGTTACCAAATTTAG GTGGGAAGTCGAAGTTTCCAAAGGAGCAGTACAGTATAGCCCATTCCCAATACCTCAGCATGGACTCCCATCTAGGTTCTGGAAGGAAACAAGAAGCCAAAGAGATCCCTAG
- the LOC125847935 gene encoding abscisic acid 8'-hydroxylase 4 isoform X2, translating to MENISCSILYVLLFLIALLLYYHISLKKSKWRNLQKAKLPPGSMGWPYIGETLQLYSQVPSVFFANKQKRYGDIFKTHILAYPCVMLASPEAARFVLVTYAHLFKPTYPKSKERLIGPSALFFHQGNYHSRLRKLVQSLLAPEALRKLITDIEDLAISSLELWAEKNQTINTFRVMKKFSFEVGILAIFGHLDAKYKEELNKNYSIVEKGYNSFPTNLPGTAYYKAMVARRKLNQILREIISERKEKKTVDKDLLCHLLNFKDEKGKNLTEDQIADNVIGVLFAAQDTTASALTWILKYLSDDQKLLETVKAEQRTIYESNGGKKPLTWAQTRNMSLTYRVILESLRMSSIISFTFREAVADVEYDGYLIPKGWKVMPLFRNIHHNSEFFADPQNFDASRFEVAPKPNTYMPFGNGAHACPGNELAKLEMLILIHHLVTKFRSKSLSQQVGNTKASGLVYNNGWEVEVSKGAVQYSPFPIPQHGLPSRFWKETRSQRDP from the exons ATGGAGAATATTTCTTGTTCCATTCTTTACGTCCTTCTCTTTCTTATAGCTCTTCTCTTATACTATCATATTTCATTAAAGAAATCAAAATGGAGAAACTTACAAAAAGCAAAGCTGCCTCCTGGTTCAATGGGCTGGCCGTACATAGGGGAAACTCTCCAACTGTACTCTCAAGTTCCAAGTGTCTTCTTTGCTAACAAACAAAAAAG GTATGgtgatatattcaaaacacacATTCTTGCGTATCCTTGTGTTATGCTAGCTAGTCCTGAAGCTGCCAGATTCGTGCTAGTAACTTACGCTCACTTGTTCAAACCAACGTACCCTAAGAGCAAAGAGAGGTTGATTGGTCCTTCTGCTTTGTTCTTTCACCAAGGAAACTATCATTCTCGACTAAGGAAGCTGGTTCAGAGCTTGCTAGCTCCTGAAGCTCTTCGTAAACTAATTACTGATATCGAGGACTTGGCCATTTCTTCCTTGGAATTATGGGCGGAAAAAAACCAAACCATCAATACATTCCGTGTGATGAAGAAG TTCTCCTTTGAAGTAGGCATTCTTGCTATATTTGGTCATCTGGATGCCAAGTACAAAGAGGAGCTCAACAAAAACTATTCCATAGTAGAAAAGGGCTATAACTCTTTCCCTACGAACTTACCCGGAACTGCTTATTACAAAGCTATGGTG GCAAGGAGGAAGCTTAATCAGATTCTTAGAGAGATAATCAGTGAAAGGAAGGAGAAAAAAACAGTAGATAAAGATCTTTTGTGTCATCTGTTGAATTTCAAAGATGAGAAAGGGAAGAATTTAACAGAAGATCAAATTGCTGACAATGTCATCGGAGTACTCTTTGCCGCCCAGGACACAACAGCTAGTGCTTTAACATGGATTCTTAAGTACCTCTCTGATGACCAGAAACTTTTAGAAACTGTTAAG GCAGAACAAAGAACAATTTACGAATCAAATGGAGGAAAGAAGCCGTTGACATGGGCTCAAACAAGAAATATGTCACTAACTTACAGG GTCATTTTAGAGAGCTTAAGGATGTCTAGCATTATATCTTTCACCTTTAGAGAAGCTGTGGCTGATGTAGAATACGACG GTTACTTGATTCCAAAAGGTTGGAAGGTCATGCCACTATTTAGAAACATTCATCACAATTCAGAATTTTTTGCCGACCCTCAAAATTTTGATGCTTCCAGATTTGAG GTTGCTCCCAAACCCAATACCTACATGCCATTTGGCAACGGTGCCCATGCTTGTCCTGGAAATGAACTTGCCAAACTGGAGATGCTGATTTTGATTCATCATTTGGTTACCAAATTTAG ATCCAAAAGTTTAAGCCAACAGGTGGGGAATACCAAAGCATCAGGACTTGTCTATAATAATGG GTGGGAAGTCGAAGTTTCCAAAGGAGCAGTACAGTATAGCCCATTCCCAATACCTCAGCATGGACTCCCATCTAGGTTCTGGAAGGAAACAAGAAGCCAAAGAGATCCCTAG
- the LOC125862650 gene encoding pentatricopeptide repeat-containing protein At2g15690, mitochondrial produces the protein MSSLMAIRRTRVSIFTSSHKVCLLYSSSRSISDIKFPKTLTLNSPFSSLHSKTLATFAAPNDIQIPPNPSGVPQNKDFGSSAQQWNNQTQNYPNNNQMNMSYPQYQTPDQVNQGYPNYGNVNPGQGNTQSFQNQKSPNVQNQSIPYRPSSGEPRNYPPPGNVNQWNYQNQGFRQHGTPNAARSYPQSGYQNPEHAQSPNRNQNYPQPGAGNQWNNQNQNYAPRGSPSQLDSQGQRVSPGSGFQMNNQSHNQAQVVHDQVPSDPPPTVDLIILCQEGKVKEVIEHMEQGIVADAQCFDMLFELCANSKKLEDAKKVHDYLLRSKCRSDLGLSNKVINMYSKCGSMTDARRVFDHMRDRNMDSWHLMINGYALNGLGDDGLTLYDQMRESGMKPNEETFLYVFEACASADAIDEAFMHFESMKAEYGISPQVEHYLGLLGVLGKCGHLAEAEEYISKLPFEPTEAVWEALMNYARIHGDIDLEDRAEELMVGLDPSKAVANKIPTPPVKKQLAINMLEGRNRVAEFRNPTLFKDDEKLRAAMKEQAYVPDTRYVLHDIDQEAKEQALLYHSERLAIAYGLISTPARTPLRIIKNLRVCGDCHNAIKIMSRIVGRELIVRDNKRFHHFKDGKCSCGDYW, from the coding sequence ATGTCTTCTCTAATGGCGATTCGCAGAACTCGAGTCTCCATTTTCACTTCTTCGCACAAGGTATGTTTGTTATACTCTTCTTCACGCTCTATTTCCGATATCAAGTTCCCGAAAACCCTAACCTTAAACTCCCCGTTTTCTTCCTTACATTCGAAAACCCTAGCAACATTCGCAGCACCAAATGATATTCAAATTCCCCCAAACCCCTCTGGGGTTCCGCAAAATAAGGATTTTGGAAGCTCTGCTCAACAGTGGAATAACCAAACCCAGAATTATCCGAATAATAATCAGATGAATATGTCGTATCCTCAGTATCAAACTCCTGATCAGGTGAATCAAGGTTATCCAAATTATGGAAATGTTAATCCTGGTCAGGGAAATACCCAGAGCTTTCAGAATCAGAAAAGCCCTAATGTTCAAAATCAAAGCATTCCGTATAGGCCGAGCTCCGGTGAGCCTCGAAACTACCCACCACCTGGGAACGTCAACCAATGGAATTATCAAAATCAAGGCTTCAGACAACATGGAACCCCGAATGCGGCTCGAAGTTATCCACAAAGTGGATATCAGAATCCGGAACATGCACAAAGTCCCAATAGAAATCAGAATTATCCACAGCCTGGTGCTGGTAATCAGTGGAATAATCAGAATCAAAATTATGCTCCACGAGGAAGCCCTAGTCAACTAGATTCTCAGGGACAGAGAGTCTCACCAGGAAGCGGGTTTCAAATGAATAATCAATCTCATAACCAAGCTCAGGTTGTGCATGATCAAGTCCCGAGTGATCCTCCACCTACTGTTGATTTAATTATCTTGTGCCAAGAAGGTAAAGTTAAGGAGGTTATTGAACATATGGAACAGGGGATAGTTGCCGATGCACAATGTTTTGACATGCTCTTTGAGTTGTGTGCCAATTCGAAGAAACTTGAAGATGCTAAAAAGGTGCACGATTACTTGTTGAGATCAAAATGCAGGAGTGATCTTGGTTTGAGCAATAAAGTTATCAATATGTATTCCAAGTGTGGGAGTATGACAGATGCGCGCAGAGTTTTTGATCATATGCGTGATAGGAATATGGACTCATGGCATTTGATGATAAATGGATATGCATTGAATGGGTTGGGGGATGATGGGTTGACATTGTATGATCAGATGCGGGAGTCGGGAATGAAACCAAACGAGGAAACTTTTCTGTATGTTTTCGAGGCTTGTGCCAGTGCAGATGCTATTGATGAGGCTTTCATGCATTTTGAGTCAATGAAGGCTGAGTATGGAATTTCTCCACAGGTGGAGCACTATTTAGGACTTCTGGGTGTTCTAGGAAAATGTGGACATCTTGCTGAGGCAGAGGAATATATCTCAAAGCTTCCATTTGAACCAACAGAAGCCGTCTGGGAAGCATTAATGAATTATGCTCGTATACATGGCGATATTGATCTTGAGGATCGAGCTGAGGAGTTGATGGTTGGTCTTGACCCTTCTAAGGCTGTTGCTAATAAGATTCCCACTCCACCAGTAAAGAAGCAGTTAGCCATTAATATGCTTGAAGGAAGAAATAGAGTAGCTGAATTTCGCAATCCAACCCTCTTCAAGGATGACGAGAAGTTGAGGGCTGCGATGAAAGAACAAGCTTATGTGCCTGATACCAGATATGTCCTTCATGATATCGATCAGGAGGCCAAGGAACAGGCTTTGCTATACCATAGCGAACGTTTAGCCATTGCATATGGTCTGATTAGTACTCCTGCCAGAACACCTTTACGTATCATAAAGAATCTCCGTGTATGTGGTGATTGTCACAATGCCATCAAGATCATGTCAAGGATTGTTGGGCGAGAGTTAATTGTCAGGGACAACAAGCGGTTTCATCATTTCAAGGATGGAAAATGCTCTTGTGGTGATTATTGGTGA
- the LOC125862669 gene encoding calmodulin-like protein 30: MSNPSFLDFQYNLSKRSFLRKPTRMFTRERQNSRSLPVYQTSVDDLKKVFDRFDSNKDGKISPEEYKAILKAMGKKNLLTREVQKIFDVADADGDGFIDFNEFVEVQKKEGGVKTADLQRAFHTFDKDGDGKISVQEVYELQKGLGQRCSLQDCRKMVKAVDANGDGVIDLDEFVTMMTRTMTLR; encoded by the coding sequence ATGTCAAACCCAAGCTTTCTTGATTTCCAATACAACCTCTCGAAGAGAAGTTTCCTGCGTAAGCCAACTAGGATGTTCACCAGAGAGAGGCAGAACTCACGTTCGTTGCCTGTTTACCAAACTAGTGTTGATGATCTAAAGAAAGTTTTTGATAGATTTGATTCAAACAAAGATGGCAAGATTTCACCAGAAGAGTACAAGGCTATACTCAAAGCCATGGGGAAGAAGAACCTCCTTACGAGGGAAGTTCAAAAGATTTTCGATGTTGCAGATGCAGATGGTGATGGGTTCATTGATTTCAACGAGTTTGTGGaagtgcagaagaaggaaggagGAGTTAAAACTGCAGATTTGCAGAGAGCCTTCCACACTTTTGACAAGGATGGTGATGGAAAGATCAGTGTGCAGGAAGTGTACGAGCTGCAGAAGGGGCTCGGACAACGTTGCAGCCTTCAAGATTGCAGGAAAATGGTGAAGGCAGTAGATGCAAATGGAGATGGTGTGATTGATTTGGATGAATTTGTGACTATGATGACTCGCACTATGACACTTCGTTAG
- the LOC125862661 gene encoding protein disulfide-isomerase SCO2 has translation MLPLINSCSIFTPPNSSLLPPRKSTVIRCQAAADPPAGGGTSSSRWWFKFGAAANAAASAAEAPGFGRTSQNSDEIADNRIGNNIKKKTKVNAKERRWSRNRESYLADDGDALPLPMTYPDTSPCSPEEIDRRLQCDPIIEDCKQVVYEWTGKCRSCQGTGLVSYYNKKGKETICKCIPCAGIGYVQKITLRTDIDVMVDLDDKPP, from the exons ATGTTGCCTCTAATAAATTCTTGTTCAATCTTCACTCCTCCAAATTCTTCATTACTTCCTCCTCGTAAATCCACCGTCATTCGTTGCCAAGCCGCTGCTGACCCACCAGCCGGCGGCGGCACCTCGTCCTCTCGCTGGTGGTTCAAATTCGGCGCCGCCGCGAATGCCGCCGCCTCTGCTGCAGAAGCACCTGGGTTTGGGAGAACTAGCCAAAACTCCGACGAAATTGCTGATAATCGAATTGGGAATAACATTAAGAAGAAGACAAAAGTGAATGCGAAGGAAAGGCGTTGGTCGCGTAATAGAGAGAGTTATTTGGCTGATGATGGTGATGCTCTTCCTCTTCCTATGACTTACCCTGACACTTCCCCTTGTTCCCCGGAGGAAATCGACCGCCGGCTGCAGTGTGATCCTATAATTGAG GATTGCAAGCAAGTTGTCTATGAGTGGACTGGAAAATGTCGGAGTTGCCAAGGGACAGGACTTGTCAGCTACTATAACAAAAAGGGGAAAGAGACCATCTGTAAATGTATACCTTGCGCTGGAATTG GTTATGTGCAGAAAATAACACTACGTACGGATATTGATGTGATGGTGGACTTGGATGATAAACCACCTTGA
- the LOC125847935 gene encoding abscisic acid 8'-hydroxylase 4 isoform X1 — MENISCSILYVLLFLIALLLYYHISLKKSKWRNLQKAKLPPGSMGWPYIGETLQLYSQVPSVFFANKQKRYGDIFKTHILAYPCVMLASPEAARFVLVTYAHLFKPTYPKSKERLIGPSALFFHQGNYHSRLRKLVQSLLAPEALRKLITDIEDLAISSLELWAEKNQTINTFRVMKKFSFEVGILAIFGHLDAKYKEELNKNYSIVEKGYNSFPTNLPGTAYYKAMVARRKLNQILREIISERKEKKTVDKDLLCHLLNFKDEKGKNLTEDQIADNVIGVLFAAQDTTASALTWILKYLSDDQKLLETVKAEQRTIYESNGGKKPLTWAQTRNMSLTYRVILESLRMSSIISFTFREAVADVEYDGYLIPKGWKVMPLFRNIHHNSEFFADPQNFDASRFEVAPKPNTYMPFGNGAHACPGNELAKLEMLILIHHLVTKFSRSKSLSQQVGNTKASGLVYNNGWEVEVSKGAVQYSPFPIPQHGLPSRFWKETRSQRDP; from the exons ATGGAGAATATTTCTTGTTCCATTCTTTACGTCCTTCTCTTTCTTATAGCTCTTCTCTTATACTATCATATTTCATTAAAGAAATCAAAATGGAGAAACTTACAAAAAGCAAAGCTGCCTCCTGGTTCAATGGGCTGGCCGTACATAGGGGAAACTCTCCAACTGTACTCTCAAGTTCCAAGTGTCTTCTTTGCTAACAAACAAAAAAG GTATGgtgatatattcaaaacacacATTCTTGCGTATCCTTGTGTTATGCTAGCTAGTCCTGAAGCTGCCAGATTCGTGCTAGTAACTTACGCTCACTTGTTCAAACCAACGTACCCTAAGAGCAAAGAGAGGTTGATTGGTCCTTCTGCTTTGTTCTTTCACCAAGGAAACTATCATTCTCGACTAAGGAAGCTGGTTCAGAGCTTGCTAGCTCCTGAAGCTCTTCGTAAACTAATTACTGATATCGAGGACTTGGCCATTTCTTCCTTGGAATTATGGGCGGAAAAAAACCAAACCATCAATACATTCCGTGTGATGAAGAAG TTCTCCTTTGAAGTAGGCATTCTTGCTATATTTGGTCATCTGGATGCCAAGTACAAAGAGGAGCTCAACAAAAACTATTCCATAGTAGAAAAGGGCTATAACTCTTTCCCTACGAACTTACCCGGAACTGCTTATTACAAAGCTATGGTG GCAAGGAGGAAGCTTAATCAGATTCTTAGAGAGATAATCAGTGAAAGGAAGGAGAAAAAAACAGTAGATAAAGATCTTTTGTGTCATCTGTTGAATTTCAAAGATGAGAAAGGGAAGAATTTAACAGAAGATCAAATTGCTGACAATGTCATCGGAGTACTCTTTGCCGCCCAGGACACAACAGCTAGTGCTTTAACATGGATTCTTAAGTACCTCTCTGATGACCAGAAACTTTTAGAAACTGTTAAG GCAGAACAAAGAACAATTTACGAATCAAATGGAGGAAAGAAGCCGTTGACATGGGCTCAAACAAGAAATATGTCACTAACTTACAGG GTCATTTTAGAGAGCTTAAGGATGTCTAGCATTATATCTTTCACCTTTAGAGAAGCTGTGGCTGATGTAGAATACGACG GTTACTTGATTCCAAAAGGTTGGAAGGTCATGCCACTATTTAGAAACATTCATCACAATTCAGAATTTTTTGCCGACCCTCAAAATTTTGATGCTTCCAGATTTGAG GTTGCTCCCAAACCCAATACCTACATGCCATTTGGCAACGGTGCCCATGCTTGTCCTGGAAATGAACTTGCCAAACTGGAGATGCTGATTTTGATTCATCATTTGGTTACCAAATTTAG CAGATCCAAAAGTTTAAGCCAACAGGTGGGGAATACCAAAGCATCAGGACTTGTCTATAATAATGG GTGGGAAGTCGAAGTTTCCAAAGGAGCAGTACAGTATAGCCCATTCCCAATACCTCAGCATGGACTCCCATCTAGGTTCTGGAAGGAAACAAGAAGCCAAAGAGATCCCTAG
- the LOC125876130 gene encoding uncharacterized protein LOC125876130 has product MACLNQQGLCTTMGPRISFSNDFADNQQILRHEQYGYKEAPVSSDFEFSVSGYKMIPADEVFFKGKLLPLRENSTKATTLKDELLANDDDGYEDIFPSVGKGSWKERFGFKRAPILPKKVDNKETKMPDFFNDIITGAN; this is encoded by the exons ATGGCCTGCCTAAATCAACAAGGACTTTGCACAACAATGggtccaagaatttcattctctAATGATTTTGCTGATAATCAGCAAATATTAAGGCATGAACAATATGGCTACAAAGAGGCACCTGTTTCCTCTGATTTCGAGTTTTCGGTCTCCGGTTACAAGATGATTCCAGCTGATGAAGTTTTCTTCAAGGGTAAATTGTTGCCCTTGAGAGAAAATAGCACTAAGGCAACCACACTTAAAGATGAACTTCTTGCTAATGACGATGATGGTTATGAAGATATATTTCCATCAGTAGGAAAGGGGAGCTGGAAAGAACGTTTTGGTTTTAAGAGAGCTCCAATATTGCCAAAGAAAGTTGATAATAAAGAGACAAAAATGCCTGATTTCTTCAATGACATTATCACAG GAGCTAACTGA